One segment of Nostoc piscinale CENA21 DNA contains the following:
- a CDS encoding S8 family peptidase, with protein sequence MRHEKLSPGLLLAFEDYQHEGLPALMTHKRSLGIMAPKSIVKPTKSLVFIYCDDDADLSHLAQYGIEVNQNSGHVRTAFLPIDSLDALSEEPAIQRIKPSRKLKLRMDVAPQAVKLPEFKNKTGLTGKGVIIGVVDSGIDAKHPAFAGRILRLWDQTIPGPGVKEGAYGAELTDALLSVSQDTDGHGTHVAGIASGADATYGGVAPDAELIIIKSDLQDAHIADAVRYVFRVAAELGRPAVVNLSLGGHADAHDGTDSLSKIIDSETGPGKIVCCAAGNEGNDNIHGQANIPCGRMKGMRFNVPLNQVGIVWLNAWYAKDSELEVSLRSPNGFVTPFQKIITNGNPSVDHQLPDARVQIVTPGPDQANGDHNFFVQIRGNGPSPVMGGIWQLRVRNTSSQDTRLDVWTLDDTSSVFFTGTSVKDAVKIGSPGAASTAVTVAAYTTKVKYTDIDNQVREVGLELNSISDFSSEGPLRNDAQKPDVAAPGAMIVAALSSNANSDRSMTVNSKFLAMAGTSMATPFVTGLVALLLQRDRNLDPNTIKELFRQNSSIPGKPAGTFDNKWGYGLINTENL encoded by the coding sequence ATGAGACACGAAAAACTTTCTCCTGGGTTGCTGTTGGCATTTGAAGATTATCAACACGAGGGTTTGCCAGCTTTGATGACACACAAGCGATCGCTTGGTATTATGGCACCCAAAAGTATTGTCAAACCGACCAAGAGTCTAGTTTTTATCTACTGTGATGATGATGCAGATTTAAGCCATTTGGCACAATATGGCATAGAAGTTAATCAAAATTCCGGCCATGTGCGTACTGCTTTCCTGCCCATTGATAGTTTAGATGCTTTATCTGAAGAACCTGCCATCCAGCGAATTAAACCATCACGCAAACTCAAGCTACGAATGGATGTTGCACCGCAAGCAGTAAAGTTACCAGAATTTAAAAATAAAACTGGACTAACTGGCAAAGGCGTAATTATTGGTGTAGTTGACAGTGGTATTGATGCCAAACATCCTGCCTTTGCTGGGCGAATTTTACGGTTATGGGATCAAACCATACCAGGGCCAGGAGTCAAAGAAGGCGCTTATGGTGCGGAATTAACCGATGCCCTACTATCTGTTTCTCAAGATACTGACGGTCATGGTACACACGTCGCAGGTATCGCGTCTGGTGCTGATGCTACTTATGGTGGTGTCGCACCAGACGCAGAATTAATTATTATCAAATCTGACCTCCAAGATGCCCACATTGCTGATGCTGTTCGTTACGTATTTCGAGTAGCGGCTGAACTAGGCAGACCCGCAGTTGTAAATCTCAGCTTGGGTGGACATGCTGATGCCCATGATGGTACTGACTCCCTTTCTAAAATAATTGACTCAGAAACTGGCCCTGGCAAAATTGTTTGTTGTGCAGCTGGGAACGAAGGTAACGACAATATTCATGGTCAAGCAAATATTCCCTGCGGCCGCATGAAAGGAATGCGCTTTAATGTGCCGCTAAATCAAGTAGGCATTGTTTGGTTAAATGCTTGGTATGCCAAAGACAGCGAATTGGAAGTTTCCTTACGCAGTCCTAACGGCTTTGTCACTCCTTTCCAAAAAATTATTACTAACGGCAACCCGTCCGTAGATCATCAATTGCCTGACGCACGAGTACAAATTGTCACGCCAGGCCCAGATCAAGCCAACGGCGACCATAATTTCTTTGTGCAGATTCGGGGTAACGGCCCCTCGCCAGTCATGGGCGGTATTTGGCAGTTACGAGTCCGCAACACATCTTCTCAGGATACTCGCCTAGATGTATGGACACTAGATGATACTTCTTCCGTATTCTTTACAGGTACTAGTGTCAAAGATGCTGTAAAAATTGGTTCACCAGGAGCTGCCAGCACTGCCGTGACAGTTGCGGCTTACACTACCAAAGTGAAGTATACCGATATTGATAACCAAGTACGCGAAGTGGGTTTAGAACTGAACAGTATTTCTGATTTCAGTAGTGAAGGGCCATTACGTAATGATGCCCAAAAACCGGATGTTGCTGCACCAGGGGCGATGATTGTGGCTGCACTTTCTTCTAATGCGAATTCTGACCGTTCGATGACGGTTAATTCTAAATTTTTGGCGATGGCTGGTACTAGTATGGCCACACCTTTTGTTACTGGGTTAGTAGCGTTATTATTACAGCGCGATCGCAATTTAGATCCCAACACCATCAAAGAGTTATTCCGCCAAAATAGCTCAATTCCTGGCAAACCAGCTGGAACCTTTGATAATAAATGGGGTTACGGGTTAATTAATACTGAGAATCTGTAG